A region from the Streptomyces lydicus genome encodes:
- the dusB gene encoding tRNA dihydrouridine synthase DusB, whose translation MTLLQIGPHTVQPPVVLAPMAGITNAPFRTLCREFSGGKGLFVSEMITTRALVERNEKTMQLIHFDETEKPRSIQLYGVDPDTVGKAARMIAEEDLADHIDLNFGCPVPKVTRKGGGSALPYKRNLLRSILREAVANAGALPVTMKMRKGIDDDHITFLDAGRIAAEEGITAIALHGRTAAQHYGGTADWDAIARLKEHVPEIPVLGNGDIWSADDAQRMMRETGCDGVVVGRGCLGRPWLFGDLVAAFEGTGAGGDASQGYAQPTLKEVAAVMLRHATLLGEWIGDEKRGVIDFRKHVAWYTKGFSIGSEMRRGLAVTSSLDELDALLSELDLDQPWPVGADGPRGRTSGRNRVVLPDGWLDDPYDCAGVDADAELDTSGG comes from the coding sequence ATGACTCTGCTGCAGATCGGTCCGCATACGGTGCAGCCGCCCGTGGTGCTCGCGCCCATGGCCGGGATCACCAATGCCCCGTTCCGGACGCTGTGCCGGGAGTTCAGCGGCGGCAAGGGCCTCTTCGTCAGCGAGATGATCACGACGCGGGCGCTGGTCGAGCGCAACGAGAAGACCATGCAGCTGATCCACTTCGATGAGACCGAGAAGCCGCGTTCGATCCAGCTGTACGGCGTCGACCCGGACACCGTCGGCAAGGCCGCCCGCATGATCGCGGAAGAGGACCTCGCCGATCACATCGACCTGAACTTCGGCTGCCCGGTCCCCAAGGTGACCCGTAAGGGCGGCGGCTCGGCGCTGCCGTACAAGCGGAACCTGCTGCGCTCGATCCTGCGCGAGGCGGTGGCGAACGCGGGGGCCCTGCCGGTCACGATGAAGATGCGCAAGGGCATCGACGACGACCACATCACCTTCCTCGACGCGGGGCGGATCGCCGCCGAGGAGGGCATCACGGCGATCGCCCTGCACGGGCGGACCGCGGCCCAGCACTACGGCGGCACCGCCGACTGGGACGCCATCGCGCGCCTGAAGGAGCATGTCCCGGAGATCCCGGTGCTCGGCAACGGCGACATCTGGTCGGCCGACGACGCGCAGCGGATGATGCGGGAGACCGGCTGCGACGGGGTGGTCGTCGGGCGCGGGTGCCTGGGACGGCCCTGGCTGTTCGGCGATCTGGTCGCCGCCTTCGAGGGCACGGGTGCCGGGGGCGACGCCTCCCAGGGGTACGCGCAGCCCACGCTCAAGGAGGTCGCGGCGGTGATGCTGCGGCACGCCACCCTGCTCGGCGAGTGGATCGGCGACGAGAAGCGCGGAGTGATCGACTTCCGTAAGCATGTCGCCTGGTACACCAAGGGCTTCTCGATCGGCTCCGAGATGCGCCGCGGCCTGGCGGTGACCTCCTCGCTCGACGAGCTGGACGCGCTGCTGTCGGAGCTGGACCTGGACCAGCCGTGGCCGGTGGGCGCGGACGGCCCGCGCGGCCGCACCTCCGGCCGCAACCGCGTCGTCCTGCCGGACGGCTGGCTGGACGACCCCTACGACTGCGCGGGCGTGGACGCCGACGCGGAGCTGGACACGTCGGGCGGCTGA
- a CDS encoding MFS transporter gives MPDLSRRRRLLVLAVCCMSLLIVSLDNTILLPSIQHELHASVAGMQWTIDAYTLVLAALLMLSGSTADRLGRRRIFLVGLVVFAAGSLLCSLAPGLEWLVVFRMVQAVGGSMLNPVAMSIITNTFTDPRERARAIGVWGGVVGISMAAGPVIGGLLVQSVGWRSIFWINVPIGALAFFLTLRYVPESRAPKPRRVDPVGQLLVIALLGSLTYAIIEAPDAGWTSPEILVLVLVAVVSLAGLIAYERRRSEPLIDLRFFHSVPFSGATVVAVCAFAALAGFLFINTLYLQNIRGLSALDAGLYMLPMAGMTLIFAPVSGRLVGNRGPRLPLLLAGTAMGASGLLFAAFDAQSTNALLFTGYVLFGIGFGLVNAPITNTAVSGMPRAQAGVAAAVASTSRQVGQSLGVAVIGAVLAGGAHAAASADAFVAAGRPAWWIIAGCGAAVLLLGALTTGRWARATADRTAMLFDDGARGQQAADARS, from the coding sequence ATGCCTGATCTCAGCCGCCGACGGCGTCTCCTGGTGCTGGCGGTCTGCTGCATGAGCCTGCTGATCGTCAGCCTCGACAACACCATCCTCCTGCCGTCCATTCAGCACGAGCTGCACGCCTCGGTCGCCGGTATGCAGTGGACGATCGACGCCTACACCCTGGTCCTGGCGGCGCTGCTGATGCTGTCCGGTTCCACCGCCGACCGGCTCGGCCGGCGCCGGATCTTCCTGGTGGGGCTGGTGGTCTTCGCGGCCGGCTCGCTGCTGTGCAGCCTGGCGCCGGGGCTGGAGTGGCTGGTGGTCTTCCGGATGGTGCAGGCGGTCGGCGGCTCGATGCTCAACCCCGTCGCCATGTCGATCATCACCAACACCTTCACCGACCCCCGGGAGCGGGCCCGCGCGATCGGGGTGTGGGGCGGGGTCGTCGGCATCAGCATGGCGGCCGGGCCGGTGATCGGCGGGCTGCTGGTGCAGAGCGTCGGCTGGCGCTCGATCTTCTGGATCAACGTCCCGATCGGGGCGCTGGCGTTCTTCCTGACCCTGCGCTACGTCCCGGAATCCCGCGCTCCCAAGCCGCGCCGCGTCGACCCGGTCGGCCAGTTGCTGGTAATCGCGCTGCTCGGCTCGCTGACGTACGCGATCATCGAGGCCCCGGACGCCGGCTGGACGTCCCCCGAGATCCTGGTGTTGGTGCTGGTGGCGGTGGTGTCCCTGGCCGGTCTGATCGCCTACGAGCGGCGCCGTAGTGAACCCCTGATCGATCTGCGGTTCTTCCACAGCGTGCCGTTCAGCGGCGCCACGGTCGTGGCGGTGTGCGCCTTTGCCGCGCTGGCCGGCTTCCTCTTCATCAACACGCTGTATCTGCAGAACATCCGTGGCCTGTCCGCTTTGGACGCCGGTCTCTACATGCTCCCCATGGCCGGGATGACGCTGATCTTCGCGCCGGTGTCGGGGCGGCTGGTCGGCAACCGGGGGCCCCGGCTCCCGCTGCTCCTCGCCGGTACGGCGATGGGGGCGAGCGGGCTGCTCTTCGCGGCCTTCGACGCACAGTCCACGAATGCGTTGCTGTTCACCGGCTATGTCCTGTTCGGCATCGGATTCGGCCTGGTCAACGCCCCGATCACCAACACCGCGGTGTCCGGTATGCCGCGTGCCCAGGCAGGGGTGGCCGCCGCCGTCGCCTCCACCAGCAGGCAGGTCGGGCAGTCGCTCGGCGTCGCGGTGATCGGCGCCGTACTGGCGGGCGGGGCGCACGCCGCCGCCTCCGCGGACGCCTTTGTCGCGGCCGGCCGCCCGGCGTGGTGGATCATCGCCGGCTGCGGCGCGGCCGTGCTGCTGCTCGGGGCCCTGACCACGGGCCGGTGGGCGAGGGCGACGGCCGACCGCACGGCGATGCTGTTCGACGACGGGGCACGGGGGCAGCAGGCGGCGGACGCGCGGTCCTAG
- the ppdK gene encoding pyruvate, phosphate dikinase codes for MKFVYDFTEGNKELKDLLGGKGANLAEMTNLGLPVPPGFTITTEACKVYLDSGTEPAALRAEVSEHLDALEQQMGKKLGQADDPLLVSVRSGAKFSMPGMMDTVLNIGLSDASVSGLAAQAGDERFAWDSYRRLIQMFGKTVLGVDGELFEEALEEAKQAKGVRVDIELDAADLKSLVAHFKGIVSKETGRDFPQEPREQMDLAVRAVFDSWNTDRAKLYRRQERIPGDLGTAVNVCSMVFGNLGPDSGTGVAFTRDPASGHQGVYGDYLQNAQGEDVVAGIRNTVPLADLENIDKASYDELMQIMETLETHYKDLCDIEFTIERGKLWMLQTRVGKRTAGAAFRIATQLVDQGLIDEAEALQRVNGAQLAQLMFPRFDLGAKSETIGRGIAASPGAAVGKAVFDSYTAVKWSRSGEKVILIRRETNPDDLNGMIAAEGILTSRGGKTSHAAVVARGMGKTCVCGAEELEVDTKARRMTTSSGTVIEEGDVVSIDGSTGKVYAGEVPVVPSPVVEYFEGRMHAGAEDADELVKAVHRIMAYADRVRRLRVRANADNAEDAARARRFGAQGIGLCRTEHMFLGERREMVERLILADTETDRDAALSQLLPLQKADFIELFESMDGLPVTVRLLDPPLHEFLPDITELSVRVALAEARKDANENDLRLLQAVHKLHEQNPMLGLRGVRLGLVIPGLFAMQVRAIAEAAAERKNAKGDPRAEIMIPLVGTVQELEIVREEAEGVIAEVEKAHGVSLKLTLGTMIELPRAALTAGQIAESADFFSFGTNDLTQTVWGFSRDDVEASFFTAYLEKGIFGVSPFETIDKDGVGSLVRNAAAAGRATRPDLKLGVCGEHGGDPESVHFFHEAGLDYVSCSPFRIPVARLEAGRAAAESKGSDSR; via the coding sequence GTGAAGTTCGTCTACGACTTCACCGAGGGCAACAAGGAGCTCAAGGACCTCCTCGGTGGCAAGGGTGCGAACCTCGCCGAGATGACCAACCTGGGACTTCCGGTCCCTCCCGGCTTCACGATCACCACCGAGGCCTGCAAGGTCTACCTCGACAGCGGCACCGAGCCCGCGGCACTGCGTGCCGAGGTCTCCGAGCACCTGGACGCCCTTGAGCAGCAGATGGGCAAGAAGCTCGGCCAGGCCGACGACCCGCTGCTCGTATCGGTCCGTTCCGGGGCGAAGTTCTCCATGCCCGGCATGATGGACACCGTCCTCAACATCGGCCTCTCCGATGCATCGGTTTCCGGCCTCGCCGCACAGGCCGGTGACGAGCGGTTCGCCTGGGACTCCTACCGCCGCCTGATCCAGATGTTCGGCAAGACCGTGCTGGGCGTGGACGGCGAGCTCTTCGAGGAGGCGCTGGAGGAGGCCAAGCAGGCCAAGGGCGTCCGCGTCGACATCGAGCTCGACGCCGCCGACCTCAAGAGCCTGGTCGCGCACTTCAAGGGCATCGTGTCCAAGGAGACCGGCCGGGACTTCCCGCAGGAGCCCCGCGAGCAGATGGACCTCGCGGTGCGCGCGGTCTTCGACTCGTGGAACACCGACCGCGCCAAGCTCTACCGGCGCCAGGAGCGCATCCCCGGCGACCTCGGCACCGCGGTCAACGTCTGCTCCATGGTCTTCGGCAACCTGGGCCCCGACTCCGGCACCGGCGTCGCCTTCACCCGCGACCCCGCCAGCGGCCACCAGGGCGTCTACGGCGACTACCTGCAGAACGCGCAGGGCGAGGACGTCGTCGCCGGTATCCGCAACACCGTGCCGCTCGCCGACCTCGAGAACATCGACAAGGCGTCGTACGACGAGCTGATGCAGATCATGGAAACGCTCGAAACGCACTACAAGGACCTGTGCGACATCGAGTTCACCATCGAGCGCGGCAAGCTGTGGATGCTGCAGACCCGGGTCGGCAAGCGCACCGCCGGTGCCGCCTTCCGGATCGCCACCCAGCTCGTCGACCAGGGCCTGATCGACGAGGCCGAGGCCCTGCAGCGGGTCAACGGCGCGCAGCTGGCGCAGCTGATGTTCCCCCGCTTCGACCTCGGCGCGAAGTCCGAGACGATCGGCCGCGGCATCGCCGCCTCCCCGGGCGCGGCGGTCGGCAAGGCCGTCTTCGACTCGTACACCGCCGTCAAGTGGTCGCGCTCCGGCGAGAAGGTCATCCTGATCCGCCGCGAGACCAACCCCGACGACCTCAACGGCATGATCGCCGCCGAGGGCATCCTCACCTCCCGCGGCGGCAAGACCTCGCACGCCGCCGTCGTCGCCCGCGGCATGGGCAAGACCTGTGTCTGCGGCGCCGAGGAGCTGGAGGTCGACACCAAGGCCCGCCGGATGACGACCAGCAGCGGCACCGTCATCGAGGAGGGTGACGTCGTCTCCATCGACGGCTCCACCGGCAAGGTCTACGCCGGCGAGGTGCCGGTCGTGCCGTCCCCGGTCGTGGAGTACTTCGAGGGCCGGATGCACGCCGGTGCCGAGGACGCCGACGAGCTGGTCAAGGCCGTTCACCGGATCATGGCCTACGCGGACCGGGTACGCCGGCTGCGCGTACGGGCCAACGCCGACAACGCCGAGGACGCCGCCCGCGCCCGCCGGTTCGGTGCCCAGGGCATCGGCCTGTGCCGCACCGAGCACATGTTCCTCGGTGAGCGCCGCGAGATGGTCGAGCGCCTCATCCTGGCCGACACCGAGACCGACCGGGACGCCGCGCTCAGCCAGCTGCTGCCGCTCCAGAAGGCCGACTTCATCGAGCTGTTCGAGTCGATGGACGGACTGCCGGTAACCGTCCGGCTGCTGGACCCGCCGCTGCACGAGTTCCTGCCCGACATCACCGAGCTGTCGGTCCGGGTCGCGCTCGCCGAGGCCCGCAAGGACGCCAACGAGAACGACCTGCGGCTCCTCCAGGCGGTGCACAAGCTGCACGAGCAGAACCCGATGCTGGGCCTGCGCGGTGTGCGCCTCGGGCTCGTCATCCCCGGTCTGTTCGCCATGCAGGTACGGGCGATCGCCGAGGCCGCGGCCGAGCGCAAGAACGCCAAGGGCGACCCGCGTGCGGAGATCATGATTCCGCTGGTGGGCACCGTCCAGGAGCTGGAGATCGTCCGCGAGGAGGCCGAAGGGGTCATCGCCGAGGTCGAGAAGGCCCACGGCGTCAGCCTCAAGCTCACCCTCGGCACGATGATCGAGCTGCCCCGCGCCGCCCTCACGGCCGGACAGATCGCCGAGTCGGCCGACTTCTTCTCCTTCGGTACGAACGACCTCACGCAGACGGTCTGGGGCTTCAGCCGCGACGACGTCGAGGCCAGCTTCTTCACCGCGTACCTGGAGAAGGGCATCTTCGGCGTCAGCCCGTTCGAGACCATCGACAAGGACGGCGTGGGCTCCCTGGTCCGCAACGCCGCCGCGGCCGGCCGGGCCACCCGCCCGGACCTCAAGCTCGGCGTCTGCGGCGAGCACGGCGGTGACCCGGAGTCCGTCCACTTCTTCCACGAGGCCGGACTGGACTACGTCTCCTGCTCCCCGTTCCGCATCCCGGTCGCACGGCTGGAGGCGGGCCGCGCGGCCGCCGAGTCCAAGGGCAGCGACAGCCGCTGA
- a CDS encoding ArsR/SmtB family transcription factor — MNGEARLLAPLVPTRGYFPDFLTPAEGLLGMTDALAALRETPSARLHEELSRLSTATRPFPSWIRAMAEGDTRALGRLAGILQRYYEAAVAPYWPRVQCRIEADRAARGRALLDGGADRLLASLPPMMRWRPPVLEADYPVDRDLHLGGRGLLLLPSYFCRRTPVTFHNTELTPVLVYPVEHPAPRLTPPVPPERSLGRLVGQTRSAILQGVGVGCTTSELARRADVSLASASQHATVLRDAGLLVTLRQGNAVLHTLTPLGAALLRGARPAEAAAYERLG; from the coding sequence TTGAATGGCGAAGCGCGACTGCTGGCGCCGCTCGTGCCCACCCGCGGGTATTTTCCCGATTTCCTGACGCCCGCCGAAGGGCTCCTCGGCATGACCGACGCGCTCGCCGCGCTGCGCGAGACGCCGTCCGCCCGGCTGCACGAGGAACTGTCCCGGCTCTCCACGGCCACCCGCCCGTTCCCTTCGTGGATACGGGCGATGGCCGAGGGCGACACCCGTGCCCTCGGCCGGCTCGCCGGGATCCTCCAGCGCTATTACGAGGCGGCCGTCGCCCCGTACTGGCCGCGCGTCCAGTGCCGTATCGAGGCCGACCGGGCCGCCCGCGGCAGGGCACTGCTCGACGGCGGCGCGGACCGGCTGCTCGCCTCGCTCCCGCCGATGATGCGCTGGCGCCCGCCCGTACTGGAGGCCGACTATCCGGTCGACCGCGATCTCCACCTCGGCGGCCGGGGGCTGTTGCTGCTGCCGTCGTACTTCTGCCGCCGCACCCCGGTCACCTTCCACAACACGGAGCTGACGCCGGTGCTGGTCTACCCCGTGGAACACCCGGCGCCGCGGCTCACCCCGCCGGTGCCGCCGGAACGTTCCCTCGGCCGGCTCGTCGGCCAGACCCGTTCCGCGATACTCCAGGGCGTCGGCGTCGGCTGCACCACCAGCGAACTCGCCCGCCGCGCCGATGTCTCGCTGGCCTCCGCCAGCCAGCATGCGACGGTGCTCCGCGATGCCGGCCTGCTGGTCACCCTGCGGCAGGGCAACGCGGTACTGCACACCCTCACCCCGCTGGGGGCGGCCCTGCTGCGCGGTGCGCGTCCGGCGGAAGCGGCGGCGTACGAACGGCTGGGGTGA
- a CDS encoding MarR family winged helix-turn-helix transcriptional regulator, with translation MSGRRSLADTEKAVQARLGETPVPVCHERMAAVASLYRAAAAVRQYFENSVLRDAELSWTSFVVLWVVWIWGERETWRVAEDAGISKGTLTGVARTLQGRGLLERRTHPADGRLALLSLTPEGERLMIRVFPEFHTEEAFVTEALSDDEALDLADLLGRIVLQVETRGAERRLELLDGQDPRPRRSGRRAKG, from the coding sequence GTGAGCGGGCGCCGTTCCCTCGCGGATACGGAGAAGGCGGTCCAGGCCAGACTCGGTGAGACCCCCGTCCCCGTCTGTCATGAGCGGATGGCCGCGGTCGCGAGCCTCTACCGTGCCGCGGCCGCCGTACGGCAGTACTTCGAGAACTCCGTATTGCGCGACGCCGAGCTGTCCTGGACCTCCTTCGTCGTGCTGTGGGTGGTCTGGATCTGGGGCGAGCGGGAGACGTGGCGGGTCGCCGAGGACGCGGGCATCTCCAAGGGCACGCTCACCGGCGTCGCCCGCACGCTCCAGGGCCGCGGCCTGCTGGAGCGCAGGACCCATCCGGCCGACGGGCGGCTCGCCCTGCTGTCCCTTACCCCCGAGGGCGAGCGGCTGATGATCAGGGTCTTCCCGGAGTTTCACACCGAGGAAGCCTTTGTCACCGAGGCCCTGAGCGACGACGAGGCGCTGGACCTCGCGGATCTGCTGGGCCGGATCGTGCTGCAGGTCGAGACCCGGGGCGCGGAGCGGCGCCTGGAGCTGCTGGACGGCCAGGACCCCCGGCCGCGACGGAGCGGACGCCGGGCCAAGGGGTGA
- a CDS encoding helix-turn-helix transcriptional regulator, translated as MTVDTPSTQTATGPDGATAARHAVGPRPATTPRDDAARRAELAAFLRSRRERITPEQVGLPRGTRRRTPGLRREEVAHLGAVGVTWYTWLEQARDIHVSPQVLDAVARALLLDRAERSHLFALAGAIDPTSGTECTGITRELRQMLRQLEPFPAVLQNSRFDIRAYNATYGRLMCDLDALPEEDRNCMWLAFTHPEWRASVVDLDATMRVMAAKFRASMAEHVAEPAWKALVARLTEASSEFREIWAQHEVIRPMSSLKLFRHPRVGTLQLSATSLWTGPNPGPKLLFYTPVDEVTRERLELLAAEAAWSARSAEPPALVTA; from the coding sequence ATGACCGTGGACACGCCCTCGACGCAGACTGCCACAGGCCCTGATGGCGCCACTGCCGCACGGCATGCCGTCGGACCGCGGCCCGCCACCACCCCGCGCGACGATGCCGCCCGCCGGGCCGAGCTGGCCGCTTTCCTGCGCAGCCGGCGGGAGCGGATCACACCCGAGCAGGTCGGGCTGCCACGGGGCACCCGCCGTCGCACCCCCGGACTGCGCCGCGAAGAGGTCGCGCACCTGGGCGCCGTCGGGGTCACCTGGTACACCTGGCTCGAACAGGCCCGGGACATCCACGTCTCGCCGCAGGTCCTGGACGCGGTCGCCCGTGCGCTGCTGCTCGACCGCGCCGAACGCAGTCATCTGTTCGCGCTGGCCGGAGCGATCGACCCGACGTCGGGCACGGAGTGCACCGGGATCACGCGCGAACTGCGGCAGATGCTGCGCCAGTTGGAGCCGTTCCCGGCCGTCCTCCAGAACAGCCGCTTCGACATCCGCGCCTACAACGCCACATACGGCCGTCTGATGTGCGACCTCGACGCGCTGCCCGAGGAGGACCGCAACTGCATGTGGCTGGCGTTCACCCACCCCGAGTGGCGGGCGAGCGTGGTCGACCTGGACGCCACGATGCGGGTGATGGCCGCCAAGTTCCGGGCGTCGATGGCCGAGCATGTCGCGGAGCCGGCCTGGAAGGCGCTGGTCGCACGGCTGACGGAGGCGTCGTCCGAATTCCGGGAGATCTGGGCACAGCATGAGGTCATCCGCCCGATGAGCTCCCTCAAGCTCTTCCGGCATCCCCGGGTGGGCACGCTGCAGCTGTCCGCAACGAGCCTGTGGACGGGGCCCAACCCCGGCCCCAAGCTGCTGTTCTACACGCCGGTCGACGAGGTGACCCGGGAGCGGCTGGAACTGCTGGCGGCGGAGGCTGCATGGTCGGCGCGGTCGGCGGAGCCCCCGGCACTCGTCACGGCCTGA